The following nucleotide sequence is from Kineobactrum salinum.
CCATGCCCGCCCACCTGAAAGCGAGTCTGCTGGGAAGCAGTGTTTCCATACCCATTACCAACGGCCAGCTCAACATGGGTACCTGGCAAGGGATTTACCTCTGCGAACACCGGGACCACGGTGGTGCGCGGCGGTTGGTGCTGACATCGAGTTATTAGGGTTATTACCGCAGCCCCCGCTGGCGGCCAGTAAATTGGCAGCTTTCCCACTTTCGCCTGGTTGAGAGAGTGGAAGTGCTGGCTTGAGCTGTGCTCCCAAGTGGTGTGGAGATAATGTATGGTTAATTGCTAGGTTTCCCGGGGGAGCAAATGAGCAACACGTCCAGGCACAAACAGAAGCGGTCGGCGCAGAAATCACCCCGAGGCACGAAGGCGCCGCGGCGCTGGACCCTCGGCCACCTGATGTCAGCGTTTTTTATGGGCGTCGTGCTCGGTTTCCTCATCGGCTACGAGTCGGGTGATCGGGGTGATCCGGGCGAGCGGACCGACGGGTACGGCCGGTCGCCCGATGATCCGCACTACTCGCATGACCATCCGTGACGAGCAAGCCCTGACAGGCACCTGCTTCAGTAACCCGCCTGGGGCGCCGGGTTGGTATCGGTCTCCCCCGGCCGTTGCTGCAACACCCGTTGCATCCCCTGAACCAGAATCATCGTGTCCACCCCGATGCCGACAAAGTCCGCGCCCTGGGCGATATAGTTGTCCACCAGCTTGGGGTCCAGGCACAACAGGCCGGCGTATTTGCCCGCCGCCTTGATGCGTGACAGCGCGTCGGAGATGGCTGCCACGACGTCCGGGTGGCCGGCGTCGCCGATATGCCCCATGGAGGCGGACAGGTCGGAGGGGCCGATAAATACACCGTCCACCCCCTCCACGGCCAGGATCTCGTCCAGGTTGGTCATGGCGTCTGTGGTTTCCACCTGCACGATCAGGCAGATTTCCTCATTGGCCTTGTGCAAATAGTCGGGCACGCGATTCCAGCCGGCGGCGCGTGCCATGGAAGTGCCCAGCCCGCGCTTTCCTTCAGGCGGGTAGCGCAGGGCCGTTACCAGCGCCCGGGCCTGGGCGGCGCTGTCCACCATCGGGACCAGGAAACTCTGTACGCCGATGTCCAGCAGCTTCTTCAGCAGCGCCGGGCTGCCCTCTACCGGCCGCACGATGGGAGCCACGGAGTAGGGAGCCATGGCCTGCAAATGGCCCATGATGTCGCGCAGTTCGAAGGGGGCATGTTCGTGGTCGATCAGTAGCCAGTCGAAACCCGCGCCGGCGGCGATTTCCGCCACGCTGTTGTCCGGCAGGCCCAGCCACAGCCCGTACTGGGGCCGGCCGGTGGCCAGGGCGCGTTTGAATTTATTGATGGGCAGTTGCATGCGGTATCCCGGTTCTATTGGAAAGTGACGTTGATTTCACCGAACGGGCCGTAGTCCGCCCGGATGCGGTCCCCGGCACGCACTGCCACCGGGCGAGTGAAGGAGCCGGCCAGGATTACCTGGCCGGGTTCCAGGCCTATGCCCCAGGGGGCAAAGCGCTTGCACACCCAGCGGATGCCGTGAGCCGGGTGGCCCATCACGCCCGCCGCCAGGCCGGTCTCCTCGATCTCGCCGTTGAGGTAGAGCGCGGCACCGGCCCAGGGCAGGTCCACGCTGTTTGGGTCGATGCGGGACTCGCCCAGAATGATGCCGGCGTTGGCCGCGTTGTCGGCGATGGTGTCGAATACCTTGCGGGTGTAGCCGGTGTTCGGGTCGGTGCGATAGCTGCGGGCCGCGATCAGCTCCAGCGCGGGCACAACGTAGTCGGTGGCCGCCATCACCTGCTCCACGGTGACGTTCTCGCCGAACAGCGGTTGCCGCAATACAAAGGCGAATTCCACCTCGATGCGCGGGTCGGTGAAGTCACCCGCGCTGATGGTGCCGCCGTTGGGATAGAGCATGTGATCCAGCAGTACCCCGTAGTCGGGGGTGTCGATATTGACCGCCATCTGCATGGCCCGTGAGGTCAGGCCGATCTTGTAGCCTATGACCTTGTCGCCCGCGGCGATTTTTTGATCCACCCAATGCTTCTGCACGCGATAGGCGTCGCCCAGATCCATGTCGGGGTAGCTCAGGGTCAGGGCCGGGATTTGTACGCGCTGGCGCTCGGCCTCGTGCAGTTGTTCAGCGGCGTCGGCGATTTGCTGCTCGGTGAGCATGATCAGAGACTCTTCCTGTTGAATTTGACGTCCGGGTCCAGCTCGCGCATCTCGAAGGACACCGCCAGGGGCCGGCTGTCGAGCAGGGGCTGCAGGTGTTGGATCAGGGTGTCAAACAGCTGTTCGCCCACGGTCATGCGGGTGTCCAGGTCGCGGCCGTGGCCGACCTTCACGCTGAGATTGACGAAACCGTTGTCGGGGGAGCCGTCGCCCACGCGAAATTCCTCGCAACGCAGCGCGCGGCTGCGGATGCCGGCCAGTGGAAACACACCGCTGTCCGCGGCCACGCGGTGCATCTTTTGCATCAGTGCCGCCAGGTTCAGCTGCTCCGCCGGCAGGTTGGCGGAGTACTCATAAATGAAATGTGCCATCAGTTGACCTCCGGCAAGTCCACTATTCCCACGGTGCAGCCCACCGCGAAGATGGGGATAGGGCGGTAATAGTGCACCGTGGCCAGGGTGCCGGCGGTGGCGCCGGAGACCGCGATATAGGTGCGGATCTCGAAGCCGCCCTGGCCGGCCTCGAGGTAGGTGCGTTCGTCGCTGTAATCCAGCAGGCGCTCACGGTCGTTGCTGCTCCAGCGCTCCAGGAAATCCTGATCCCATGCCGCGTCGATCTTGCCGGAGTCGGGCGTGGCCGGCCAGTGGGAGATGCCCCCGGTACCGACAATGGCGATACGCTCGGGCACTGCGTCACAGGCCCTGCGCAGGGCCTCGCCAAAGGCCCAGGCCCGGTGCAGCGGGGTCAGGGGTGGCCCCTGGCAGTTGATGTTTACCGGAATGATGGGTAGGTCGTAGTGTGGCGTGAGGAAGTGCAGCGGGACCATGATGCCGTGGTCGCACTTCCACTCCTGGGCGTAGGCCAGGTCGATCTCCTGCATGGTGTGCTCAATGAGGCGCAGGGACAGGTCTGGATTGCCCGGGATATTCTGGCGCTCTATACCCAGCCACTTGGGATCCTCGATCGGGCCCTGGTAGTCCTCCGCCATGCCCATGCAGTAGGCCGGCATGTTGTTCATGAAGAAGTTGGCGAAGTGTTCCGCGGCGATGATTATCAGTGCATCGGGGCGCGAGGCCTCCAGTGCCCGGCGCATGTCATCCATCGCGGCATAAAAGGTGTCGGCATCATCGGCCTGGGCCATCGCCTTGCGGCCCGTAATGCCCGGGGCGTGGGAACACACGCCAGCGAATACCAGACTCATATTGCCCCCTTGCCGTCAGTGGTCGCATACAGGCCCGCGCGCACATTGCCGTGTTCCTCCAGGGCCGTGCGCATGGCCTGGATATAGTCTGGCCAGGCATAGCCGCACAGGGCGGCGTAGTGCATCAGCAGTTGCCCGTTCACGCCCATGATATACAGCATGCCGATATCCGGTTTCTTCAAGGTCGCCAGTTCCTCTTCATCCAGACGGTAGTGCTTGAGCACGCTGTCGGGGTCCTCCAGGTACTGTTGCTGCAGCTCCGGCTCGCGGTTCAGCTGGTACAACAGCTTTTGTACGTAGTACAGGCTCATGGCTAGCGTCCCAACACAGGTACTTTGTGAATGTCGTGGGCGATGCACACGTTCTTGGTTTCCATATAGAAATCAAAGCTGTAGTCGCCGCCGTCGCGGCCGATGCCGCTCATCTTCGCGCCGCCGAAGGGCGAGGGCAAGTTGCGGTTGTTCTCGGAGTTGACCCAGATCATTCCGGCCTCGACCCGGTTGGCCATGCGCAGGGCGCGGCCGGTATCGCCGGTCCAGATGTAGCCACTGAGTCCGTACTCGGTGTCATTGGCAATCTGCAGGGCCTCTTCCTCGGTGTCGAAGCTGATGGCGGTGAGCACCGGGCCGAAAATCTCCTCGCGGGCGACACGCATGTTGTTGTCGGCCTGAGTAAAGAGGGTGGGGCTGACATAGTTGCCGGGGCCCAGGTCTTGCCGCCGCGTGCCACCCACTGCCACCGTGGCGCCGTCCTCGCGGGCGATGTCCATGTAGCTCATTACCTTTTCGAAATGGCCGCTGTGTACCAGCGGGCCGACTTCCGTGGCCGGATCCAGCGGGTGACCCACCCGCAGCGCCTTGACGCGTTGCTCCAGGGCGGCGATGAAATGGTCGCGGATGCCGCTCTGGATCAGCAGGCGGCTGCTTGAGGTGCAGCGCTGACCATTGAGGCTGTAGATCATGAACACGACAGCGTCCAGGGCGCGCTCGAAGTGGGCGTCATCAAACACGATGACCGGATTCTTGCCGCCCAGCTCGAAGTGGACGCGCTTTAGCGTATCTGCCCCCTGGCGCATGATGTGGCTGCCGGTCGCGGACTCGCCCACCAGCGCCACGGCCTTGATCGCGGGGTGCTCGGTCAGGGCCTTGCCCGCGGTCTCACCAAAGCCATTTACGGTATTCCACACCCCTGGAGGGATGCCTGCCTGCAGGCTGATTTCCGCCAGCAGCATCGCAGACAGCGGACTCAACTCGGCGGGTTTGTGCACCACGGTGCAGCCCGCTGCCAGCGCCGGGGCGATCTTCCAGGTGGCCAGCATGAACGGGGTGTTCCAGGGGGTGATGACAGCGACCGGACCCAGGGGGCTGCGGATGGTGTAATTGGTGTGCTGTTCCTGATGCAGTGCCAGGCCGTTGCGCGCTTCCGGCGCCTTGTCGGCGAAAAACCGGAAGTTGGCGGCACCGCGCTGGGCGGCCTGCTGCATGAAGCGAATCGGTTGGCCGCAGTCCATGCTCTCCACCAGGGCGATCTCCTCTGCGCGCTCGACAATCAGGTCGGCGAAGTGGTGCAGCAGCTTCTTGCGCTCGGCGCCCGGCATGTCGCGCCAGGCGGGGAAGGCGTCCCGGGCGGCCTCGCAGGCGGCGTTGACGTCGTCGGCGGTGCCTGCGACCACCTGGCCCAGGGAGCTGTTGTCACTCGGCGTGAGGTTGCTGAACGTCTCCGCGCCCGGTGGCACCCGCATCTCCCCGTTGAGGTAGTGCCCGGTCACCTGGTCGTGAAAGCGCTGCAGGTAGCCCTCGGCAGCGGATTTGTTGCCTTCAAAGTCGGCCATGATGGAGCCTCGCTGGCTGAGTAATAGTAGCGGTATCGCGGAAATAAATGTAACATGTTAAGTAGTTAGGGGCAAGTAAAGGCCCGTCGAGGCCTCCAGGTCTGGATATTCATCGGGTAATATTCATTGCTTCGCCAGCTTCGCGAAAAGATCTGGCAAAAAATGGTTAACTGGTTAAATATAATTGAGGTGTCAATATGCGATTTCTGACGTGCAGCCTGGGCGGCTGCGAGACCTGGGGAGTGGCCGCGAACGGCGGTGTCATCGACCTGGGGGCGCGCTTCGGTGGCGATCTGCACCAGGTGCTGCGCGAAGGGCAGCTGGCCCGAATGATGGAAGCGGCCGCAACGCTGGATCCCGATGCCAGCCTGGACGAGATCGTCTACCTGCCACCGGTGCGCACACCGGAGAAGATCGCCTGTATCGGCGTCAACTACGCCAACCGCAACGCGGAATACAGGGACGATAGTGCCGACCCGGAGTGGCCCAGCCTGTTCATGCGCACGCCGGACTCTTTCACCGGCCACGGCCAGCCCCTGTGGCGTCCGCCAGAGTCCGCGCAGCTCGACTACGAAGGCGAAATCGTGATCGTAGTGGGCAAGACCGGCCATCGCATCCCCGAAGATCAGGCGATCGGGTACATTGCCGGCCTGACGCTGATGAACGAGGGCACCCTGCGCGACTGGGTCCGGCATGCCAAGTTCAACGTGACCCAGGGCAAGAACTTCGTCCACTCCGGCAGTATCGGCCCGTGGCTGGTAACGGCCGACGAGTTCGCCGGCTACGGGGATTTGACGGTGACCACGCGCGTCAATGGCGAGCAGCGCCAGCACGATACCACAGCCAACCTGATGTTTCCGTTCAGCTTTCTGATCAGCTACCTGTCGCGCTTTTTCATCCTCAAGCCCGGTGACTTGATCTCCACCGGTACTCCCTGGGGCCGGCGCCCGCTTCGACCCGCCCCGCTACCTCGCACCGGGAGATGAAGTGGAAGTGGAGTCACCCGGCATCGGTTTATTGCACAATGGCGTGATCGACGACCCGACGGTATAGGTACCCCATGAGACAGTTTGATCGTTCCCTGCCCATGGCCCTGCTCAAGGCCCGGGAGGCGGTGATGAGGAAGTTCACGCCACATTTGCGCGAGCACGGTCTTTCCGCCCAGCAGTGGCGGGTGCTCCGCGCCCTGGTGGAATCCGGAACCCTGGACGCCACCGAAATCGCAGAACGCTGCGCCCTGCTGATGCCCAGTCTGTCACGGATCGTGCAGAACCTGGAAAAGCGGGGGCTGATTGTCCGGGTCGCCAAGCGGGCCGATCTGCGTCGCAGCCTGGTTTCCCTTACGCCCCAGGGGACAGCGCTGTTCGAGAAGATCGCGCCCCAGTCGGAGGAGCGCTACCGCTATATCACAGAAAAATTCGGCTACGGCAAACTGGAGCTGTTGTACGAGTTGCTGGACGAGTTGGTGGAAAAGCTGGAGGACGACAGCACCGCTTGACCCCAGTGCCCTGAACCGAACTTTCGATTCAGGACACTGGACTCTGCCGTGAGCTTCGGTACCCACCGCGCTCCGAGCCCGCCCCTGCGTTGGCCCATTGGTGGCTCTGTTGGCGAGGCTTTGTCCGGCCCCAGGTCAACGCGTCAGCGTGCAGCCCAGGCACAGCGCGAACAGCTCGTTGAGGCTGCTGATCTGCAGTTTGGCGAAGGCGCGCTTGCGCAGGGTCTCCACGGTGGAGGTTTTTACGCCCAGGTCGAGGCCGATGCCGGCATTGGTCATCCCCAGTAGCGCGCGGGCGCAGACCTGGGATTCGCGCGCGCTGAGACTGCCGCCAAGGCGCTGCAGGATCCCCTCCAGAGTGCCCGCTTCAGGCAGGGTGGCGGCCTGCCATCCCTGCGGCGGCAGCAGCGCGAAGTGGTGGAAAAGCAGGGCCTTGAGCAGTCGTGCCAGGGCGCTGAAGCGATCGATATCCAGCGCGGAAAACTCGCCACTGGCCCGATCCCGGTAGAAGTTGATGACCAGCCAGCGGGCGCCGTCGCGGGCGAGAATGGACAGGCGGTCGATAAGCCCGAAGTTGTCATAGATCTCGCTGCGATACAGGGCGTCGGATATGTCGGCGGCGCGCAGGCGAATTACCAGGGCAGCGTCCTCGCGGGAGCTGCCGCTGCGCACCAGCTCGGTATTGGGATCGTGGCGATAAAACAGGGATTGTTCATAGGCGCGGCCGGCCCTCGCCGCCAGTGGTTCAGCGCTGCGGCTTTGCGCTGCGATCAGCCGGGGCACCAGTCGCGGATCGAACAGAAACACGGACATATGGTCAACGACCAGTTCCCGGTAAACAAAATCCAGCACCGTACCGGTGAATTCGGGGGCGTCCAGTTGCTCGATCAATTCACTGACGCCATCGAACAAGATCTTGACCTCCGGGCCGCCTGTACCTGATTCAGGGGACAGACGAGCGCTGCACCCTGGCCTATTCTGTTTATAATCAATATTGGGAGATAACAATGATAAGTCAGAAGCAAATTGAAGAATACCAGGCCAATGGCGCCATTTGCATTCGCGGTGCAGTGCAGCCGGCCATGGTCCAAACCATGCTGGAGCAACTTGACAGGCACCGTGCCAGCGGCGGTGATCCGGCCACGGCAGAGACCAGGGAGCTGGCCTTCAGCGACCGCTATCTATACCGCAATCACGCCTGGATGCGGGATTTCATCTTCCGCGCCGGGATTGCGGAAATCGCCGGCCGACTTATGGTCTCCCGCACGGCCCGCGTCTATTTTGACCATGTTTTCATGCGCGATGGCGGTACCTCGGCCACCACCCCCTGGCATCAGGACCGGCCCTACTGGCCCTTCCGTGGGCGCCAGATCGCCTCGGTGTGGGTGGCCCTGACTCCCTCCGATGACAACTCCAGTGCAGTGCACTTCGTGCGGGGCTCCCACCGGTGGGAAAAAGTCTACAAGCCCCAGGCCTTCGGCACCAAGGCCGTCTGGGCCAGCGATGCCATCGGGGAAGAAATACCGGACTTCTGGCAGGACCGGCAGGGCCACGAACTGCTCAGCTGGGCGACGGAGCCTGGCGACGTGGTGGTATTCGGCGGGGACATCCTGCATGCGGCGGGGCGCAACGCGGCGCGCGACCGGCGCCGGGCGGCGCTGTCGATCCGCTACCTGGGTGACGACGTGAGCTGGGACCCACGGTCGGGCACTGACCCGATCATCACCCAGGATGATGTGAAGATCCGGCCCGGCGAGCTGGCCAGTGGAGACGAAAATGCGTTTCCGCTGGCGTGGCAGCTGCAGGACGGTCCGGCTTGATCAAGTGAATGCGGGCATCGGCACCCTCAGCTTGTGCCGCCGCGGACGTGGGGAAGGGATTGCTCCCTGAACCACAGGTTACAGGCCCATTTCTCCCCCTCCGTCACCGGTGCGCCGCCATGCAGGCTGTCGGGATGGCGCTGGTTGGTGCCGGGAAACACATTGTGAAACAGTACCAGGCGGCCCTGGCGGGCGGGGATCTCCAGCCCGATTTTGGGGAACACGGTGCCGCCCCCCGCGGTAACCGTATTGAGGTATAGCAGGCAGGTCGCCAGGCGCTGGCCGCCGCGGGCCATGCAGCGCTGGCCACGCTCGGTGCCGGCGTCCCAGGCATCGTAGTGGGGTGCGTACTGCTGGCCGGGACCGTAGTGGATCACCTGCAGGGATTCAGCGCGTTCCAGCGGAATACCGACCAGTGCGCTGATGCGCCGACACAGAGACAGCACCGGCGGGCTGGCGTCGTGCCTGACCCAGCAGTTGCGACCGCTGCGGCCGGCACTGGCGATGCCCTGCCTGGCGTCGCTGACCAGCGCCTGTTGCAGGCGGGGCGTGGCGATGGCCAGCAGACTGGCCACTTCCTCCTCGCTGGCGAAGTCGTCGATCTGCTGGACCAGCGGCAGCTGGTGGAGAAGTCTGCCGGTGGCAAAGCTGTGGCTGGCGGCGGGTTCCATGGTCGTGACAAAGCGCCTCAGAACACGCCGCGCAGGCCCAGGGTGACCACATTTGCACTGGTGTCAGACAGGCCGACCGTGCTGTTGTACTGGACGAAACCGAACAGGCCATTGGCAAACTGCGCGGACAGACCCAGGGTCAGTTCGAAGAAATTCTCGTCGGGGTCGTCGGTGGGGGTGCGGAAGCTGATGGTGCTGCCCGGCTGGGCAAAGGCGTAGCTGTATTCCAGCGCCTGCGATTCATTGTCGAACTCGTGGCGCCATTCAACTCCCGCATAGGGCTGCAGCACACCAAAGCCGGTGCTGGTGGCGTGGCGCAGCATCACGCCGACGATTGACTGCACGGATTGCGTATCCTGGTCGCTGTAGCGCAGAGCCAGGCCGCCGCTCGCGTTTGCCTCGCGCTCTTCGAAGCCGTCGATATCGATATCCAGGTAGTCCATGCCCGCGTACAGGTCCAGCGTGGTCGCGCCGCTGCCGAAGATTCTGCCGCCGGTGAGCTGGCCACCCAGCTGGCTGCTGTCGGTACTGCCGTCGAAGCGTCGGTCCAAAGTGAGGCCTGCGCCTGTGCCGGTGGCCTCGGGCGCGGCGGCGATAGAGGTCAGCCGCACGAGATCGAAGTCATTGCGACCGTAGCTGAGAATGCCGTTCAGATAATAGTCTTCCAGGCCGTAGACAAAGAAGCCGGACAAGCTGTAGCCATCGCTTTCTATCTTGCCGCCGGCGGAGCTGCTCACCAGGGCACCGGCCGGGTCGCGGTCCAGGTCCACGTCATAGCTCGCGTAGCCCAGGGCAAGCCCCAGCGCCAGGCCGTTGTCGAAGGCGTAGTCGGCACCCAGGGTCAGGCCGTAGGAATCGAAATCGTAGCCGCTTTCATTGCTGGTCTGGTCGCGGTCGCCCCAGCCAATGGCCGCATTGCCGAACCAGGCCCAGCCGGTATCGGCGTCGCGGTCAGCGCTCGCACCGGTGCCTCCGGCGGGCGCGCCCGCGTTTGCTGCCAGCCCCTCAGCCAGGTCCATGCCGTTGAAGTTGAAGGCCACCGGGGACAGGGTGCTGCGGGCACCGCGGCGAATCGCATCCATGCGCACTCCGAGGTTGGTGAACTGGCGGTTGGTACTCTCGGTGGCCAGCCGGGTCTGGCTGGAGACTTCCTCTCCGGAGAACTGGCGGATGGCGTCGAAAACATCATCGGGGCTGGAATAGCCATAGCCGTTGGGCGGTGTGGTACCGGTCAGGCCCAGGACGGTGCCGGACATTTCGCGACAGCGATTGAACAGGTCCTGTCGTTCCGCTGTTTGCGGGCCGGCGGCCCCCAGTTCCAGGCAGGTGGCCCGAATGGCGTTGCCGGCATCGACAATAAACTGTGATGCTCCCTGGTTCTCGAGAATCTGACCAACATCGGTGGCCTCCAGCCGCTGCGCCTGCGTCAGCGTCGCCGAACCGAGCAACAGCAGGCCGACCACCCCACCCCTGATTTTCTTCTGCATCCCTCTTCCCCTCGTGATTGCGCCCCGGCAGGGGCCGTCGACTGATAGTTATTCTGGTCCTGTGCCGCCGGTGCGGGAACTGACAGCGGGACGGTTTAACCTGGAAAGTGTAGCCCAGCCTGTTCCGGGCGCAAACACTATTGCCGGCCTGATCGCAAGTAACCATGGCGGGGCGGCCCGGCCCGGCCCGCTTTTCATCCCCGGTCCACTGGAGTAACCTGTGGTCAGGCTTATAATGGTGAGGTACACGCCAGCCGGGTCAACATCGCGAGGCCACTAGCCGTGGATACGACTTACGGGGTGACGCTGCAGGGGGATGATACTGCCGAGGCGCCCCCGGTGTACAGCAAGCCCCAGCCCGCCCCTGCTCCCGGCATGGTGCTGCGGGGTCGTTTTGTCCTGGAGCAAATGCTCGGCTCCGGCGGCATGAGCAAAGTGTTCCTTGCCCTGGACCGCGAGCTGGAGGATTCCAACCCCTATGTCGCCATCAAGGTGCTGGGCGACACGTTCAAGGATCACCCGCAGGCGCTGACTTCGCTGCGCCGCGAGGTGAACAATTCCCGCCAGCTCAACCACCCCAATATTGTCGGCGTCTACCACTTTGACCGCGACGGCGACATTGTCTTCATGGTGATGGAGTACATGCGCGGCCAACCGCTGGACGAGTTCCTGCGCAAGCACCCGGAGGGCCTGCCCTGGGACGAGGCATGGCACATCATCCACGGCTGCGGCGAGGCGCTGGGCTATATGCACCAGCACGGTGTCATTCACTCGGATTTCAAGCCTGGCAATGTATTCCTGACCGAGAACAACGAGATCAAGGTGCTGGACCTGGGTATCGCCCGCACCCTGGACGAGACACTCGCAACACAGAACACCACCCGGTTTGAGGCCGAGGCGCTGATGGCACTGACGCCGCAATACGCCAGCTGCGAGATGTTCGAGGGACAGCCGCCGGACCGGCGCGATGATATCTATGCGCTGGGCTGCGTGGCCTACCAACTGCTGACCGGCAGGCATCCCTTTGATGGCGCCCGGGCGATCGATGCCCGCAGCAACGGCCTGGTGCCGATGCGTCCCGCCGGCCTGCGCAACAGGCAGTGGCAGGCTCTTCTGCAAACCCTGGCGCACCGGCGCCGCGAGCGTACCACTACCGCTGCCGGGTTCCTCGATGCGTTCGGCCCTGTGTTGCGCGGCAAGAACGCGGCGCCCTGGATCGCGGTGTCGGTACTGATGCTGGTAGTGGTGCTGGCCACGGGGGGCTGGCAAATGTACCGGGGGTCGCCGGAGCAGCGATTTATCGACGAGCTGCTGGTGCAGTACCGCGACCTGGGAAATTCCGGGACTGGAGATCAGCAGCTGGGGCTGTGGCTGGAACAGGGCGCGCAGAATGTCGCCCTGGCTACCGCTGCCTACGCCAGCGAGGAGTTCGATCGCGGCAATTATTTTCTGCATGGCGGCACCAGCTCGGCGCACTGGGTTTACGATCTGGTATTGCGGCAGGCTCCGGATGAGGCCAGCAAGCGCGAAGCGGCCCAGGGGATGCTGGAGTTGGCTGCCGCCTATGAGTTCCCGGTCCAGCGTCTGCTGGAACTGGAGCGCGAGCGTGAGGCGCTGGAGCTCGCCTGCCGGGGCCTTTCCGTCAACAAACATAATCGCGGGCTGCGTGAGCTGCTGTCAACATTGTTGGAC
It contains:
- a CDS encoding autotransporter outer membrane beta-barrel domain-containing protein — its product is MQKKIRGGVVGLLLLGSATLTQAQRLEATDVGQILENQGASQFIVDAGNAIRATCLELGAAGPQTAERQDLFNRCREMSGTVLGLTGTTPPNGYGYSSPDDVFDAIRQFSGEEVSSQTRLATESTNRQFTNLGVRMDAIRRGARSTLSPVAFNFNGMDLAEGLAANAGAPAGGTGASADRDADTGWAWFGNAAIGWGDRDQTSNESGYDFDSYGLTLGADYAFDNGLALGLALGYASYDVDLDRDPAGALVSSSAGGKIESDGYSLSGFFVYGLEDYYLNGILSYGRNDFDLVRLTSIAAAPEATGTGAGLTLDRRFDGSTDSSQLGGQLTGGRIFGSGATTLDLYAGMDYLDIDIDGFEEREANASGGLALRYSDQDTQSVQSIVGVMLRHATSTGFGVLQPYAGVEWRHEFDNESQALEYSYAFAQPGSTISFRTPTDDPDENFFELTLGLSAQFANGLFGFVQYNSTVGLSDTSANVVTLGLRGVF
- a CDS encoding serine/threonine-protein kinase is translated as MDTTYGVTLQGDDTAEAPPVYSKPQPAPAPGMVLRGRFVLEQMLGSGGMSKVFLALDRELEDSNPYVAIKVLGDTFKDHPQALTSLRREVNNSRQLNHPNIVGVYHFDRDGDIVFMVMEYMRGQPLDEFLRKHPEGLPWDEAWHIIHGCGEALGYMHQHGVIHSDFKPGNVFLTENNEIKVLDLGIARTLDETLATQNTTRFEAEALMALTPQYASCEMFEGQPPDRRDDIYALGCVAYQLLTGRHPFDGARAIDARSNGLVPMRPAGLRNRQWQALLQTLAHRRRERTTTAAGFLDAFGPVLRGKNAAPWIAVSVLMLVVVLATGGWQMYRGSPEQRFIDELLVQYRDLGNSGTGDQQLGLWLEQGAQNVALATAAYASEEFDRGNYFLHGGTSSAHWVYDLVLRQAPDEASKREAAQGMLELAAAYEFPVQRLLELEREREALELACRGLSVNKHNRGLRELLSTLLDRVANPGNLSACKALPGNLLR